In Vibrio lentus, a single genomic region encodes these proteins:
- a CDS encoding winged helix-turn-helix domain-containing protein, with protein MIRFDPIKNRIYNDERSIKIGYRETRVLELLLKNSPEIVNKQEIISFAWGSEFIGDTSLAKCISLLRQGFVKLGIKETPIVTVPKVGYRLIDDCVFIESQPQSGTTIPLTPVSDQVPLDNSSIAASIASSHEFIPKPTSPAHQKIRSHRNRLCYFTTGCLLFASALLAFAKVHDRSLGDINSVNRLNEQWVGQVQVFQESEMAMSPELEAILYKYQCDCVAYISEEPDYSELSILNKETRQSVNIFYTPTQLDRASSEIALFLERGQL; from the coding sequence ATGATCAGATTTGACCCAATTAAAAACCGTATTTATAACGACGAACGTTCTATTAAAATAGGATATCGTGAGACTCGTGTTTTAGAGTTATTACTTAAAAACTCACCAGAGATTGTGAATAAGCAAGAGATCATTAGTTTCGCATGGGGAAGCGAATTCATTGGTGATACATCACTTGCGAAATGCATCAGTTTACTCCGCCAAGGATTCGTGAAGCTCGGCATCAAAGAGACGCCAATCGTGACGGTACCAAAGGTTGGTTACCGTCTTATCGATGATTGCGTCTTTATCGAATCGCAACCACAAAGCGGAACCACGATTCCTCTCACTCCAGTGAGCGATCAAGTTCCACTCGATAACAGCAGTATTGCGGCCTCTATTGCAAGTAGCCATGAATTTATTCCTAAACCAACTTCGCCTGCTCACCAGAAAATCAGGTCACACAGAAATAGACTCTGTTACTTCACAACCGGTTGTTTGCTGTTTGCATCGGCGCTGTTGGCTTTTGCTAAGGTGCACGACAGAAGCCTAGGCGATATCAACTCAGTCAACCGACTCAATGAGCAGTGGGTTGGTCAGGTTCAAGTATTCCAAGAGTCTGAGATGGCGATGAGCCCTGAACTCGAAGCCATTCTCTACAAATACCAATGCGATTGCGTGGCATACATTAGCGAAGAACCTGACTACTCTGAGCTTTCAATACTCAATAAAGAAACACGCCAGTCCGTCAATATCTTTTACACACCCACGCAATTAGATCGTGCGAGTAGCGAGATAGCGTTAT